The proteins below come from a single Vibrio natriegens NBRC 15636 = ATCC 14048 = DSM 759 genomic window:
- the gspM gene encoding type II secretion system protein GspM, translating to MNEFWLSLEERFGEMSAREKILIALCGLVTVVMLLFTLVLEPKLNQINNNEKQLSNLKQANQKTEIDILRIQAQLKKDPNSEIDLQVSGLLAESQRLSQQLSEIIEHLITPSQMAGLLEQVLEQQTGIHLVSLQTLPSEPISDDKEVSQYSGYYVHPVRMEVTGDYFSIANYLGKLEKLPASYYWRSFYYKVDEYPKATLVLEVYTLGSREAFIGG from the coding sequence ATGAACGAGTTCTGGCTTTCTCTGGAAGAACGTTTTGGTGAAATGAGTGCACGAGAAAAAATACTGATCGCCTTGTGTGGTTTGGTGACAGTGGTGATGCTGCTGTTCACGCTCGTGCTCGAACCTAAACTTAACCAAATAAATAACAATGAAAAACAGCTGAGTAACTTAAAGCAGGCCAACCAAAAAACTGAGATTGATATTTTGCGTATACAAGCGCAGCTAAAGAAAGATCCAAATTCGGAAATTGATTTGCAGGTTTCAGGTCTGCTTGCTGAAAGCCAGCGCCTTTCGCAGCAGCTTTCAGAGATCATTGAGCACCTTATTACCCCTTCGCAGATGGCGGGGTTACTTGAGCAAGTGTTAGAGCAACAAACGGGGATTCATTTAGTCTCTTTGCAAACGTTGCCTTCAGAGCCGATCTCTGACGACAAAGAAGTATCTCAATATTCAGGGTACTACGTACACCCTGTGCGTATGGAAGTGACGGGAGATTACTTCTCTATTGCGAATTACTTGGGTAAGTTGGAAAAGCTACCTGCAAGCTATTACTGGCGCAGTTTTTATTACAAAGTGGATGAATATCCTAAAGCAACATTAGTGTTGGAAGTGTACACATTAGGCTCTAGAGAGGCGTTTATCGGTGGTTAA